A genomic window from Nocardioides jiangxiensis includes:
- the infA gene encoding translation initiation factor IF-1: MPKKEGVIELEGTITEALPNAMFRVELSNGHKVLAHISGKMRQHYIRILPEDRVVVELSPYDLTRGRIVYRYK, translated from the coding sequence ATGCCGAAGAAGGAAGGCGTGATCGAGCTCGAGGGCACGATCACTGAAGCACTGCCCAACGCGATGTTCCGGGTGGAGCTGAGCAACGGTCACAAGGTGCTCGCCCACATCAGCGGCAAGATGCGCCAGCACTACATCCGCATCCTCCCCGAGGACCGCGTGGTGGTGGAGCTCTCTCCCTACGACCTCACCCGGGGTCGCATCGTCTACCGCTACAAGTGA
- the rpsD gene encoding 30S ribosomal protein S4: protein MARYTGPMTKKSRRLGVDLVGGDAAFEKRPYPPGQHGRGRVKESEFLLQLREKQKARFTYGVLEKQFHKYYVEASRRSGKTGENLLQLLEARLDNVVYRAGFARTRKHARQLVVHGHFLVNGKKVNIPSFQVSQYDVIDVREKSLEMTPFIVARETHGERIVPAWLEAIPGRMRILVHQLPVRAQIDLPVQEQLIVEYYSKK, encoded by the coding sequence ATGGCCCGTTACACCGGCCCCATGACCAAGAAGTCGCGCCGTCTCGGTGTCGACCTCGTTGGCGGCGACGCTGCGTTCGAGAAGCGTCCCTACCCGCCGGGCCAGCACGGCCGCGGCCGCGTCAAGGAGAGCGAGTTCCTCCTCCAGCTTCGCGAGAAGCAGAAGGCCCGCTTCACCTACGGCGTCCTGGAGAAGCAGTTCCACAAGTACTACGTCGAGGCGTCGCGTCGCTCCGGCAAGACCGGTGAGAACCTCCTCCAGCTGCTCGAGGCCCGCCTCGACAACGTCGTGTACCGCGCCGGCTTCGCCCGCACCCGCAAGCACGCCCGCCAGCTCGTCGTCCACGGTCACTTCCTCGTGAACGGCAAGAAGGTCAACATCCCGTCGTTCCAGGTCTCGCAGTACGACGTCATCGACGTCCGCGAGAAGTCGCTCGAGATGACCCCGTTCATCGTCGCGCGTGAGACCCACGGCGAGCGCATCGTCCCGGCGTGGCTCGAGGCCATCCCGGGCCGCATGCGGATCCTCGTGCACCAGCTTCCGGTTCGGGCGCAGATCGACCTGCCCGTCCAGGAGCAGCTGATCGTCGAGTACTACTCGAAGAAGTGA
- the rpsM gene encoding 30S ribosomal protein S13, with protein MARLVGVDLPRDKRIEIALTYIYGIGRTTAAQLLETTGVNPSLRVHELGDEELVKLRDAIEAAGLKIEGDLRREVAADIRRKIEIGSYQGRRHRMGLPVHGQRTKTNARTRKGPKRTVAGKKKK; from the coding sequence ATGGCACGCCTCGTTGGTGTGGATCTCCCGCGTGACAAGCGCATCGAGATCGCGCTCACCTACATCTACGGCATCGGCCGTACCACCGCCGCTCAGCTCCTGGAGACCACGGGCGTGAACCCGTCGCTCCGCGTTCACGAGCTGGGTGACGAGGAGCTGGTCAAGCTCCGCGACGCGATCGAGGCCGCCGGCCTCAAGATCGAGGGTGACCTCCGTCGTGAGGTCGCCGCCGACATCCGCCGCAAGATCGAGATCGGCAGCTACCAGGGTCGCCGCCACCGCATGGGCCTCCCGGTCCACGGTCAGCGCACCAAGACCAACGCTCGTACCCGCAAGGGCCCGAAGCGCACCGTCGCCGGCAAGAAGAAGAAGTGA
- the rplQ gene encoding 50S ribosomal protein L17, sunset domain variant, translating to MPAPKKGARLGGSPAHQRLILSNLATALFEHGRITTTEAKARTLRPHAEKLITKAKKGDLHNRREVLKTIRDKSVVHVLFTEIAPLMAERPGGYTRITKIGPRKGDNAPMAIIELVTEQFTPQAPKAAPAAPAAEEAPAAEVVEEAAEAPAADEAAEVETVVELPAGAALPLEDGSAPEGYTIKGNRDSMKFHQEGGQWYDATIAEVWFDTAENAEAAGFTEAGK from the coding sequence ATGCCCGCTCCCAAGAAGGGTGCCCGCCTCGGCGGCTCGCCCGCGCACCAGCGCCTGATCCTCTCGAACCTGGCCACGGCCCTGTTCGAGCACGGCCGGATCACCACCACCGAGGCCAAGGCGCGCACCCTGCGCCCCCACGCCGAGAAGCTGATCACCAAGGCCAAGAAGGGCGACCTGCACAACCGCCGCGAGGTCCTCAAGACCATCCGCGACAAGTCCGTCGTGCACGTCCTCTTCACCGAGATCGCCCCGCTCATGGCGGAGCGCCCCGGTGGCTACACCCGCATCACCAAGATCGGTCCGCGCAAGGGCGACAACGCCCCCATGGCGATCATCGAGCTGGTGACCGAGCAGTTCACGCCGCAGGCGCCGAAGGCCGCTCCGGCTGCCCCGGCCGCCGAGGAGGCCCCCGCTGCCGAGGTCGTCGAGGAGGCCGCTGAGGCCCCCGCCGCCGACGAGGCCGCCGAGGTCGAGACCGTCGTCGAGCTGCCGGCCGGTGCCGCGCTCCCGCTCGAGGACGGCTCCGCTCCGGAGGGTTACACCATCAAGGGCAACCGCGACTCCATGAAGTTCCACCAGGAGGGTGGTCAGTGGTACGACGCGACCATCGCCGAGGTGTGGTTCGACACCGCCGAGAACGCTGAGGCCGCCGGCTTCACCGAGGCTGGCAAGTGA
- a CDS encoding DNA-directed RNA polymerase subunit alpha, translating into MLIAQRPTLSEEVVDEFRSRFVIEPLEPGFGYTLGNSLRRTLLSSIPGASVTSIKIDSVLHEFSTIEGVKEDVTEIILNLKGLVVSSENDEPVTMYLRKSGAGDVTAADIQPPAGVEVHNPELKIATLSDKGSLEMELVVERGRGYVSAVQNKGGDNEIGRMPVDSIYSPVLKVSYKVEATRVEQRTDFDKLIIDVETKPSIAPRDALASAGKTLVELFGLARELNVEAEGIDIGPSPIDEQLAADLALPVEDLQLTVRSYNCLKREGIHTVGELIGRSEQDLLDIRNFGSKSIDEVKGKLVEMGLSLKDSAPGFDAAAALAAYGDDDDDSFVEDEQY; encoded by the coding sequence GTGCTCATCGCACAGCGCCCCACCCTGTCCGAAGAGGTCGTCGACGAGTTCCGCTCGCGGTTCGTCATCGAGCCGCTGGAGCCCGGCTTCGGCTACACCCTCGGCAACTCGCTCCGTCGCACCCTGCTCTCGAGCATCCCGGGCGCCTCGGTCACGAGCATCAAGATCGACTCCGTCCTGCACGAGTTCTCGACCATCGAGGGCGTGAAGGAGGATGTCACCGAGATCATCCTGAACCTCAAGGGCCTGGTCGTCTCCTCGGAGAACGACGAGCCGGTCACCATGTACCTGCGCAAGTCGGGTGCCGGTGACGTGACCGCCGCCGACATCCAGCCGCCGGCCGGTGTCGAGGTCCACAACCCCGAGCTCAAGATCGCCACGCTGTCCGACAAGGGCTCGCTGGAGATGGAGCTCGTCGTCGAGCGCGGCCGTGGCTACGTCTCGGCCGTCCAGAACAAGGGTGGCGACAACGAGATCGGCCGCATGCCGGTCGACTCGATCTACTCGCCCGTCCTCAAGGTCAGCTACAAGGTCGAGGCGACGCGAGTCGAGCAGCGCACCGACTTCGACAAGCTGATCATCGACGTCGAGACCAAGCCGTCCATCGCCCCGCGTGACGCCCTCGCCTCGGCGGGCAAGACGCTGGTCGAGCTCTTCGGTCTGGCCCGCGAGCTGAACGTCGAGGCCGAGGGCATCGACATCGGCCCGTCGCCGATCGACGAGCAGCTGGCTGCCGACCTCGCCCTCCCGGTCGAGGACCTGCAGCTCACCGTCCGCTCCTACAACTGCCTCAAGCGCGAGGGCATCCACACCGTGGGTGAGCTCATCGGCCGTTCCGAGCAGGACCTCCTCGACATCCGGAACTTCGGTTCCAAGTCGATCGACGAGGTCAAGGGCAAGCTCGTCGAGATGGGCCTGTCCCTCAAGGACAGCGCGCCGGGCTTCGACGCCGCTGCCGCCCTCGCGGCGTACGGCGACGACGACGACGACTCGTTCGTCGAGGACGAGCAGTACTGA
- the rpsK gene encoding 30S ribosomal protein S11: MPPKSRQAAAKTKIRRKEKKNVAQGEAHIKSTFNNTIVTITDPTGAVISWASAGTVGFKGSRKSTPFAAQMAAEAAGRRAMEHGMKKIDVFVKGPGSGRETAIRSLGAIGLEVGTIQDVTPAPHNGCRPPKRRRV; the protein is encoded by the coding sequence ATGCCTCCCAAGAGCCGACAGGCTGCGGCGAAGACCAAGATCCGCCGCAAGGAGAAGAAGAACGTCGCTCAGGGCGAAGCCCACATCAAGAGCACGTTCAACAACACCATCGTCACCATCACGGACCCCACCGGTGCCGTGATCTCGTGGGCCTCTGCCGGCACCGTCGGCTTCAAGGGCTCGCGCAAGTCCACGCCGTTCGCCGCGCAGATGGCCGCCGAGGCCGCCGGCCGCCGTGCCATGGAGCACGGCATGAAGAAGATCGACGTGTTCGTCAAGGGCCCGGGTTCCGGTCGTGAGACCGCCATCCGTTCGCTCGGTGCCATCGGCCTCGAGGTCGGCACCATCCAGGACGTCACGCCGGCCCCGCACAACGGTTGCCGCCCGCCCAAGCGCCGTCGCGTCTGA
- the rpmJ gene encoding 50S ribosomal protein L36 produces the protein MKVNPSVKPICDKCKVIRRHGRVMVICENPRHKQRQG, from the coding sequence ATGAAGGTCAACCCCTCCGTCAAGCCGATCTGTGACAAGTGCAAGGTGATCCGTCGCCACGGCCGCGTCATGGTGATCTGCGAGAACCCGCGCCACAAGCAGCGCCAGGGCTGA
- a CDS encoding LLM class flavin-dependent oxidoreductase codes for MTPALSVLDLVPVRSDQSTGDALAASRRLARVADELGLRRYWVAEHHNMPGVAATNPPVLIAMLAAATSRIRVGSGGVMLPNHAPYVVAEQFALLEAAHPGRIDLGIGRAPGTDPLTRYVLRGGAGPTEEDPVARFPEYVDEVRMLLEPDGVEAQLGSRRHGLRATPAARSVPTAWLLGSSDYSARLAAERGLPYVFAHHFAGKGTAEALALYRSAYRPSAEHPEPQTFLTVNAVVAATAAEAERLALPNQQSMLALMHGAELFPQRLVEDAELFGIPEEQRGLASAMLRRWVVGDPASAAAQVRELAATYGVDEVMVHPVAGALKGTPRDAAPAREETLRLLASELVDEGHGARRD; via the coding sequence GTGACTCCCGCGCTCTCGGTCCTCGACCTCGTCCCCGTCCGCTCGGACCAGTCCACCGGCGACGCCCTCGCGGCCTCGCGCCGGCTCGCCCGCGTGGCCGACGAGCTCGGCCTGCGTCGCTACTGGGTGGCCGAGCACCACAACATGCCCGGTGTCGCGGCGACCAACCCGCCCGTGCTGATCGCGATGCTGGCGGCAGCCACCTCGCGGATCCGTGTCGGCTCTGGCGGGGTGATGCTGCCCAACCACGCGCCGTACGTCGTGGCGGAGCAGTTCGCCCTGCTCGAGGCGGCACACCCCGGGCGCATCGACCTCGGCATCGGTCGCGCACCCGGCACGGACCCGCTGACCCGTTACGTGCTGCGCGGGGGAGCCGGGCCGACCGAGGAGGACCCGGTCGCCCGCTTTCCCGAGTACGTCGACGAGGTGCGGATGCTGCTCGAGCCCGACGGCGTGGAGGCCCAGCTCGGCAGCCGCCGCCACGGTCTCCGGGCGACGCCCGCCGCTCGGTCCGTGCCCACGGCCTGGCTGCTGGGTTCCTCCGACTACTCGGCACGGCTCGCGGCGGAGCGCGGTCTTCCCTACGTCTTCGCCCATCACTTCGCGGGGAAGGGGACGGCCGAGGCGCTTGCCCTCTACCGCTCGGCGTACCGGCCGAGTGCTGAGCACCCCGAGCCGCAGACGTTCCTGACCGTCAACGCGGTCGTCGCGGCGACGGCTGCCGAGGCGGAGCGGCTGGCGCTGCCGAACCAGCAGTCGATGCTGGCCCTGATGCACGGCGCAGAGCTCTTCCCCCAGCGCCTGGTGGAGGACGCCGAGCTGTTCGGAATCCCGGAGGAGCAGCGGGGTCTCGCGTCGGCGATGCTGCGGCGCTGGGTGGTCGGTGACCCGGCGTCCGCAGCCGCCCAGGTGCGCGAGCTGGCGGCGACGTACGGCGTGGACGAGGTCATGGTGCACCCGGTCGCAGGCGCCCTGAAGGGGACGCCGCGCGATGCGGCGCCGGCGCGCGAGGAGACCCTGCGCCTGCTCGCGAGCGAGCTGGTCGATGAGGGGCACGGCGCCCGGCGGGACTAG